One window from the genome of Chitinivibrionales bacterium encodes:
- a CDS encoding SIS domain-containing protein: MDNDLKRAREILDAEAAAIRNIPLDSDFAEAVSELLRCPGKVITTGMGKAGKIAQKMAGTLCSTGTPACYLHPGEAAHGDLGVMSEGDAILAYSTSGKTREVLEMLELARHLGVTSMIGITSHPDSSIRELCPVVLNMGEITEPCSLGLTPTSSTIVMLAISDALALVLMERKNITQKEFGLRHHGGYLGTKAKNACS; encoded by the coding sequence ATGGATAATGATCTGAAACGGGCGAGGGAGATTCTCGATGCTGAAGCTGCTGCAATTCGAAATATCCCCCTTGACTCCGATTTTGCAGAAGCTGTATCCGAGCTTCTCAGATGTCCGGGTAAAGTCATTACAACCGGTATGGGAAAAGCAGGAAAGATTGCCCAGAAAATGGCCGGGACCCTCTGTTCAACCGGTACTCCTGCATGTTATCTGCACCCTGGCGAAGCTGCTCACGGTGATCTGGGGGTTATGAGTGAAGGCGATGCGATCCTTGCCTACTCCACCAGTGGAAAAACACGCGAGGTTCTCGAAATGCTGGAGTTGGCACGCCACCTCGGCGTAACATCAATGATAGGTATTACTTCCCATCCAGACTCATCCATACGGGAATTATGTCCGGTTGTGCTGAATATGGGTGAAATCACCGAGCCATGCTCTTTAGGACTGACTCCTACGTCAAGTACAATTGTCATGCTTGCAATCAGTGATGCACTTGCGCTTGTGCTTATGGAACGGAAAAATATCACACAAAAAGAATTCGGTCTGCGACATCACGGAGGATATCTCGGAACAAAGGCAAAAAATGCATGTTCATGA
- a CDS encoding tetratricopeptide repeat protein, whose product MKANAVHSWSVRSLQWCLIVLLGLSVIAYGDKKFDALVDEGKFAEALQYYIENGKYKDAIKYAEEQIPPPSRTVEIWIALADAYNELGEKEKALAGYKEAQKANPSHPAVYLAYGHINFDKKKYEEAMKQYQKSYLLERNAEAAEGIAVCAAQLKQWDKAQDAAESAVSLDKNLLKSRLILADIYLKNKNHKSAAVQLESIVKKKPKAIKYWKQLAQCYVELDEREKLSKVDPQIIKLDKKDVKSRQRMSEYALANKDIETAYTLLKELAILTPKDPKVFKHLYEITRKKGKQKDATLYLKNYLVLDSSHAESYKALGNLLYEQKEMDDALVAYRKAVELDPKLKGFYKRYADIVLDKKLEKEAVKVITKAIEVGEADAGMYTALGNIYKKNKKDAQAIEMYQNALKTDGKNIKVLTSLAECQDRSGDLKNAVVTYEQVVMLNTKAVSEYKALGRINMKLKKEKDAIDAFKKYIAKKSDDQKIARTIGFYEHKNKNYKNAISFFEMVTDVNLKTKDYLIALGESYYQTKDHKKAVDVFVQAWQAKPTADELKKILMPLGECYEILDQDAKAARAYEAYAKIPGISNADVSYKMASLTEKSDKAKAIEAYKANTMQFPKDYRNFLQLGLIYSQDNEKLPQAQTALKKASALIDTAIVWEKLGEVSGKLKMTDTELSAYSKLLEKEPQHLRANKRVGAILIEKGQVSKAITNLEMVLTMSPKDSETMLLLADAYMKTKRPKEAANVLQKTKKLLPKDVAIRLSLIDALNKTNQTQMVEKERAELAKLDKEIVSKDKKNIESRVRLAEYSMEKKNFNTAYPLYEDLAVLTPKSKEVFKKLYDISSKQNKKKAAVGHLKKYIELGPKNAQAHKSLGNLLYELKEFDEALSAYRSALKYDSSIKGFYKKYADIVLKKKLDDEAVTVITGAIKAKEADAPMYIALGDIYKKQKKYQSAIGMYQEALKTDTKNVKVLTSLAESQAKIGDNSNAIITYEQVVMLNPKAVNEFKELAELQEKIGKQGAAIETYKKYFVKAPKDQKAAKKIGLYEHQKKEFKSAITYLEKVQDAALQDARYLIVLGESYYTTKQYKEAAEAFAKARAKKPSASELKRMLKPLAVCYEKINKPVDAAKTYEAYTKLPGVVDSDAAYKMAYLREASDKAGAVKLYQVNTSKYPKDHRNFLRLGMILAEDKKSLSKAASMLSRTTSLVDTIAEVWFTLGQVYGELKNEGKELSAFKKLLTLDPQNVEANKRVGAILLKKNQTTQALANLETVHAMAPKDVETILLLAEGYMKTNRPTQAIDLLEKAKAIKTKDIEIRMELYKLYKQAGKQEKAGGEMLGLIELTNDNKYRAQYAKDLIERKRYSDAAKYIEEIRNSEPGNIEGLMLLATVQRAENKLVEAIETYKSILFINDKHFPALFERAEVYLQKNDFTRAKKYYEKALGVKPDHALSEFGLAKVAKKEKNKALYTKHLNKAKSLDPKNPVIIKEASIGWK is encoded by the coding sequence ATGAAAGCGAATGCTGTTCATTCATGGTCTGTACGGTCGTTACAATGGTGCCTTATTGTACTGCTGGGATTATCCGTTATTGCCTACGGTGATAAAAAATTTGACGCTTTGGTTGATGAGGGCAAATTTGCTGAAGCACTTCAGTATTACATCGAGAATGGCAAATATAAGGATGCAATAAAATATGCGGAAGAACAGATTCCACCTCCTTCACGAACGGTTGAAATCTGGATAGCACTTGCCGATGCCTACAATGAACTGGGAGAAAAAGAGAAAGCACTGGCCGGCTATAAAGAAGCACAGAAAGCTAATCCTTCCCATCCCGCGGTCTATCTTGCTTATGGCCATATCAATTTCGATAAGAAAAAGTATGAAGAAGCAATGAAACAATATCAAAAGAGCTATCTCCTCGAGCGGAATGCCGAAGCTGCCGAGGGAATTGCTGTTTGTGCCGCTCAGCTCAAGCAATGGGACAAGGCTCAGGATGCTGCCGAATCGGCGGTTTCTCTGGATAAAAATCTCCTCAAGTCACGCTTGATACTCGCAGATATTTATCTGAAAAACAAGAACCACAAATCAGCTGCAGTGCAACTCGAATCAATTGTTAAGAAAAAACCCAAAGCAATTAAATATTGGAAGCAGTTGGCTCAATGTTATGTAGAACTGGACGAAAGAGAAAAACTCTCGAAAGTCGATCCCCAGATAATCAAGCTCGATAAAAAGGACGTAAAGTCCCGCCAGCGGATGTCGGAATATGCTCTGGCAAACAAGGATATCGAAACCGCCTATACACTTCTTAAAGAACTGGCGATTCTTACCCCCAAAGATCCGAAAGTTTTTAAACATCTCTATGAAATAACCCGCAAAAAGGGTAAACAAAAGGATGCCACACTCTATTTAAAAAACTATCTGGTGCTCGATTCCAGCCATGCCGAATCATACAAAGCATTGGGTAATTTGTTATACGAACAGAAAGAAATGGATGATGCGCTTGTTGCATATCGTAAGGCGGTGGAGCTGGACCCAAAGCTAAAGGGGTTCTATAAACGCTATGCAGACATTGTGCTTGATAAAAAATTGGAAAAGGAAGCGGTGAAGGTTATCACCAAAGCCATCGAAGTGGGTGAAGCCGATGCCGGGATGTACACGGCACTTGGTAATATATATAAGAAAAATAAAAAAGACGCCCAGGCAATCGAAATGTATCAGAATGCATTGAAAACCGATGGGAAAAACATCAAAGTACTCACTTCGCTTGCAGAATGTCAGGACCGGAGCGGCGATCTGAAAAATGCAGTGGTTACGTACGAACAGGTGGTCATGCTCAATACCAAGGCAGTATCGGAGTATAAAGCCCTCGGTCGGATAAATATGAAACTGAAAAAAGAGAAGGATGCTATTGATGCATTCAAAAAGTATATAGCGAAAAAATCCGATGATCAGAAAATTGCCCGGACAATCGGATTTTATGAGCATAAAAACAAAAACTACAAAAATGCCATATCCTTTTTCGAGATGGTCACGGATGTTAATTTAAAGACCAAGGACTATCTTATTGCTCTTGGTGAGTCGTATTACCAGACAAAGGATCATAAAAAGGCGGTCGATGTTTTTGTTCAGGCCTGGCAGGCCAAGCCAACCGCCGATGAATTAAAAAAGATACTCATGCCCCTTGGTGAGTGTTATGAAATATTGGATCAGGATGCCAAAGCGGCACGGGCCTATGAAGCTTATGCCAAAATTCCCGGGATAAGTAATGCTGATGTTTCATATAAAATGGCATCGCTAACAGAAAAATCGGATAAGGCCAAAGCGATTGAAGCTTATAAAGCTAATACGATGCAATTCCCAAAGGATTATCGAAATTTTCTCCAGCTGGGGCTGATATATTCTCAAGATAATGAGAAATTGCCCCAGGCGCAAACCGCGCTCAAGAAAGCCTCAGCACTTATCGATACCGCGATTGTGTGGGAAAAACTCGGCGAGGTGAGCGGTAAGCTGAAAATGACTGATACCGAGCTTTCAGCCTATTCCAAACTCCTGGAAAAAGAACCACAGCATCTCCGGGCAAATAAGCGTGTAGGAGCTATTCTGATTGAAAAAGGGCAGGTCAGCAAAGCGATTACCAACCTCGAGATGGTTTTGACCATGTCGCCAAAGGATTCCGAGACGATGCTGCTGCTTGCGGACGCTTACATGAAAACAAAACGTCCAAAAGAAGCTGCCAATGTTTTACAAAAAACTAAGAAGTTGCTGCCAAAGGATGTGGCGATCAGGTTATCGCTTATCGATGCCTTGAATAAGACGAATCAAACGCAGATGGTCGAAAAAGAACGGGCTGAATTGGCAAAATTGGATAAGGAAATCGTTTCCAAAGATAAAAAGAATATCGAATCCAGAGTCCGGCTTGCCGAGTACTCCATGGAGAAAAAGAATTTCAACACCGCATATCCGCTCTATGAAGATCTTGCGGTGTTAACGCCGAAGAGCAAAGAAGTCTTCAAAAAACTCTATGACATCTCTTCAAAACAAAACAAAAAGAAAGCTGCGGTAGGTCATCTTAAAAAGTATATCGAACTTGGTCCAAAGAATGCTCAGGCCCACAAAAGTCTTGGTAATCTGCTCTATGAGCTGAAAGAGTTCGACGAGGCTTTGTCTGCCTACCGTTCGGCACTTAAATACGATTCTTCAATAAAAGGCTTTTATAAAAAATATGCCGATATTGTTTTGAAAAAGAAACTGGATGACGAGGCAGTGACGGTTATCACCGGTGCTATCAAGGCTAAAGAGGCGGATGCGCCGATGTACATTGCACTGGGTGATATTTATAAGAAGCAGAAAAAGTACCAAAGCGCAATTGGAATGTATCAGGAAGCTCTGAAGACTGATACTAAAAACGTCAAAGTGCTTACATCTCTTGCCGAAAGTCAGGCAAAGATCGGCGACAATAGTAATGCAATTATCACCTATGAACAGGTGGTTATGCTTAATCCAAAGGCGGTTAATGAGTTCAAGGAGCTTGCCGAATTGCAGGAAAAAATCGGTAAGCAAGGGGCTGCTATTGAAACCTACAAGAAATACTTTGTAAAGGCCCCGAAAGATCAGAAGGCTGCCAAAAAGATCGGGCTGTACGAACACCAAAAGAAAGAGTTCAAAAGCGCTATCACCTATCTGGAGAAAGTTCAGGATGCAGCGTTACAGGACGCACGGTACCTCATAGTTCTGGGTGAATCGTATTATACTACCAAACAGTATAAGGAGGCTGCCGAAGCATTTGCCAAGGCAAGAGCAAAAAAGCCTTCGGCTTCCGAATTGAAGCGGATGCTCAAGCCGCTTGCCGTATGCTATGAGAAAATTAATAAACCTGTTGATGCCGCGAAAACCTATGAGGCGTATACGAAACTGCCTGGGGTGGTTGACAGTGATGCTGCTTATAAAATGGCTTATCTCAGGGAAGCATCCGATAAGGCGGGCGCAGTGAAACTGTATCAGGTCAATACGTCAAAATATCCGAAAGATCACAGGAACTTTTTGCGTCTCGGAATGATACTGGCCGAGGATAAGAAATCTCTTTCAAAAGCGGCATCCATGCTCTCCCGTACAACGAGTCTGGTAGATACGATTGCAGAGGTATGGTTCACCCTTGGGCAGGTGTATGGAGAACTGAAAAATGAAGGCAAGGAGCTTTCTGCATTCAAAAAGCTGCTTACACTCGATCCGCAGAATGTCGAGGCGAATAAGCGAGTGGGTGCCATACTCCTGAAGAAGAACCAGACAACTCAGGCCCTGGCAAACCTCGAAACTGTTCATGCCATGGCACCTAAAGATGTCGAGACAATTCTTCTTCTTGCCGAGGGGTATATGAAAACGAATCGGCCCACTCAGGCGATTGACCTTCTCGAAAAGGCGAAGGCCATCAAAACAAAGGATATCGAAATTCGCATGGAACTCTATAAACTGTATAAGCAGGCCGGTAAACAGGAGAAAGCCGGCGGTGAAATGCTGGGGCTCATCGAGCTGACCAACGATAACAAATACCGTGCTCAGTATGCAAAGGATCTTATCGAACGGAAACGCTACAGCGATGCGGCAAAATATATCGAGGAGATCAGGAACTCCGAACCGGGAAATATCGAGGGCTTGATGTTGCTTGCTACAGTTCAGAGAGCCGAAAATAAGCTGGTTGAGGCCATAGAAACCTACAAATCGATACTCTTTATCAACGACAAGCATTTTCCCGCGCTCTTTGAACGGGCTGAAGTATACCTTCAGAAAAATGATTTCACCCGGGCGAAAAAATATTACGAGAAAGCGCTGGGGGTTAAACCGGATCATGCACTTTCGGAATTCGGGCTTGCGAAAGTCGCCAAAAAAGAGAAGAACAAAGCCCTGTACACAAAACATCTGAATAAGGCAAAATCTCTCGATCCTAAAAATCCGGTTATAATCAAAGAAGCAAGTATCGGCTGGAAATAA
- a CDS encoding XTP/dITP diphosphatase, with protein MVDTRNSVSDELLIATGNRGKVEEIQEILAGCNFTITSLRDHWDPKPEIPETGDTFLENAFLKAQWVFSRKGIMTLADDSGLEVDFLGGDPGVRSARYAGEKADDRLNNEKLLKKMELCPEDRRTARFRCVIVCILSWEKSIAVQGTCEGKIGYEPRGNGGFGYDPLFIPFGYDQTFAELDAETKNTISHRGKALAKLKEKLIKSLKK; from the coding sequence ATGGTTGATACCAGGAATTCAGTCTCAGATGAATTGCTCATTGCTACGGGTAACAGAGGCAAAGTTGAGGAGATACAAGAGATACTTGCCGGGTGTAACTTTACAATTACATCTCTTCGAGATCATTGGGACCCTAAACCTGAGATACCGGAGACAGGGGATACCTTTTTGGAGAATGCATTTTTGAAAGCCCAATGGGTATTTTCCCGAAAAGGGATAATGACGCTTGCTGACGATTCGGGGCTGGAAGTCGATTTTCTGGGAGGAGATCCTGGTGTTCGCAGCGCCCGGTATGCCGGTGAAAAGGCTGATGACCGGTTAAATAACGAAAAACTGCTTAAGAAAATGGAACTCTGTCCCGAAGACCGGCGTACAGCACGGTTTCGATGCGTTATTGTCTGTATCCTGTCCTGGGAAAAAAGCATCGCGGTTCAGGGTACCTGCGAGGGAAAAATCGGATATGAGCCACGGGGAAATGGAGGATTCGGTTACGACCCGCTTTTTATCCCCTTTGGATACGATCAAACATTTGCCGAATTGGATGCTGAAACCAAAAATACTATCAGTCATCGGGGAAAAGCACTGGCGAAACTTAAAGAAAAACTGATTAAATCTCTGAAAAAATAA
- the nadB gene encoding L-aspartate oxidase: MNIEKTDFLVIGSGIAGLNFAIHASQYGNVVIITKKSNTDSNSNRAQGGIACVLDPDDDFSRHIDDTLETGKGLSNTDAVEILVNEGPERIKELLSWGVQFSRSTDSKAYASLDLGREGGHTANRIVHAKDLTGQEVEATLLNLVNRLPNVTLFQNHYAIELITNHHVKNPPQKNRCYGAYILDTEKNRIFSLQAKVTCLATGGVGKTYLHTTNPEIATGDGIAMSFRAGAEIRNMEFIQFHPTMLYHKNSDSFLISEAVRGFGAVLKNHDGEKFMDSYHPMKSLAPRDAVAQAIDKEMKKSGKPCVYLDITHISGSKTKQRFPNIYSRCKELGLDITKDLIPVVPAAHYLCGGIWVNSNSHSSIDTLYACGENSCTGVHGANRLASNSLLEALVFSYRAVHDARNRLSSIPFIDERRIPPWDDSGTVETEEWILLSHNLHEIQTTMWDYVGIVRSTLRLQRAYRRINLLQKEIEDFYKRTRITPPVLDLRNVVTVAKLIVTSALRRHESRGLHFTTDFPGVNSRYWKKDSVVPLQLRV, encoded by the coding sequence ATGAATATTGAAAAAACAGATTTTCTGGTTATCGGCAGCGGGATTGCAGGGCTAAATTTTGCGATCCATGCATCACAGTATGGAAATGTCGTTATTATCACAAAAAAGAGCAATACCGATTCAAACAGCAATCGTGCACAGGGGGGTATTGCATGTGTGCTGGATCCCGACGATGATTTCAGCCGTCATATTGATGACACACTCGAAACCGGTAAAGGTCTCAGTAATACGGATGCTGTCGAAATCCTTGTTAATGAAGGCCCCGAAAGGATAAAGGAACTGCTGAGCTGGGGGGTCCAATTTTCCCGTTCCACCGATTCGAAAGCCTATGCCAGTCTCGACCTTGGAAGGGAAGGCGGCCATACGGCAAATCGAATAGTTCATGCAAAAGATCTTACCGGCCAGGAGGTTGAAGCTACCTTATTGAATTTAGTGAACCGCCTGCCAAATGTCACACTATTTCAAAACCACTATGCCATCGAGCTGATTACCAATCACCACGTTAAAAACCCACCACAAAAAAACCGGTGCTACGGAGCATATATTCTCGATACCGAAAAAAACAGAATATTTTCTCTTCAAGCGAAAGTCACCTGCCTGGCAACTGGTGGCGTTGGAAAAACCTATCTCCATACGACAAATCCGGAGATCGCTACCGGCGATGGTATAGCCATGTCGTTCAGGGCAGGTGCGGAAATACGAAACATGGAATTTATCCAGTTTCATCCGACAATGCTCTACCATAAAAACAGCGATTCCTTTCTTATCTCAGAAGCCGTACGGGGATTTGGTGCAGTGCTGAAAAACCATGACGGTGAAAAGTTTATGGATTCATATCATCCAATGAAGTCTCTTGCCCCCCGGGATGCTGTAGCGCAGGCAATCGACAAGGAGATGAAAAAATCAGGAAAACCCTGCGTGTACCTGGATATCACGCATATTTCCGGTTCAAAAACAAAACAACGATTTCCGAACATATATTCCCGTTGCAAAGAGCTGGGCCTCGATATTACCAAAGACCTTATACCGGTGGTCCCTGCCGCCCACTATCTGTGCGGTGGTATATGGGTCAACAGTAACAGTCATTCAAGTATCGACACCCTGTATGCATGCGGAGAAAACTCATGCACCGGTGTTCATGGTGCAAACCGTCTGGCTTCAAATTCGCTTTTGGAAGCACTGGTTTTTTCTTATCGGGCAGTTCATGATGCCCGTAACCGGCTCTCATCAATTCCCTTTATTGACGAACGCCGAATCCCCCCATGGGATGACAGCGGAACGGTGGAAACGGAAGAATGGATACTGCTTTCGCATAACCTTCACGAGATTCAGACTACGATGTGGGATTATGTCGGCATTGTCCGTTCAACGCTTCGTCTTCAACGTGCTTACCGAAGAATAAATTTGCTGCAGAAAGAAATAGAAGATTTCTATAAAAGAACCAGGATAACTCCTCCGGTTCTCGATCTCCGGAATGTTGTCACTGTGGCGAAGTTAATCGTGACATCAGCTCTGCGCCGTCATGAGAGCCGGGGGCTTCATTTTACCACCGATTTCCCCGGTGTTAATAGTCGCTACTGGAAAAAAGATTCTGTTGTTCCCCTACAATTGCGCGTATGA
- a CDS encoding TonB family protein — translation MEIKETGIFYAGASAAAAKPVEFPKELQRHLFARLEGRFLLFLVSTAVILISITLLLSLRDMPEEVTEEEILQIQERYARLVLDQPKPKLKEKEIQEQISEQEVAEPQEKKKEAIDREKETFVERQQRKEATREERKARREEVQQEIQSTGIFAAITSSGDENDAGSAAVSDLLGATSEGIGDLSDIDISKGTFATKKVDPAALASRKGERTSGVSIKKDAIGKTSGSQIASAGKVAMTSSPPEVKAESGATVTSKSCIQKIVNRESKRLKRVYENWLKRDPSLSGQLKVKFTILPSGGVTNVSVAKSSTNNTSFDQNIIRYVKRWSFSSCSVAEPIEVIYPFAFTGMS, via the coding sequence ATGGAAATCAAAGAAACAGGAATATTTTACGCGGGAGCTTCGGCAGCGGCGGCAAAGCCTGTTGAATTTCCCAAAGAATTGCAGCGCCATCTGTTTGCCCGGCTGGAGGGGCGGTTCCTGTTATTTCTGGTCTCCACTGCGGTTATCCTTATAAGCATTACCCTTCTTCTTTCCCTCCGTGATATGCCCGAGGAGGTTACAGAAGAGGAAATATTGCAGATACAGGAACGCTATGCCCGTTTGGTACTCGATCAACCCAAGCCAAAACTCAAGGAAAAGGAAATTCAAGAACAAATCAGCGAGCAGGAAGTCGCCGAGCCTCAGGAGAAGAAAAAGGAGGCAATCGACCGCGAAAAAGAGACATTTGTAGAGCGGCAGCAACGAAAAGAGGCTACTCGGGAAGAACGAAAGGCCCGTCGGGAAGAAGTGCAACAGGAGATTCAGTCGACTGGTATTTTCGCAGCGATTACGTCCTCGGGCGATGAAAACGATGCCGGCAGCGCCGCTGTATCCGATCTTCTCGGTGCAACATCGGAAGGAATCGGTGATTTATCCGATATTGATATCTCGAAAGGTACATTTGCTACAAAAAAAGTTGATCCGGCAGCGTTGGCCTCACGAAAAGGTGAACGGACATCGGGAGTAAGTATCAAAAAAGATGCTATCGGTAAAACTTCGGGTTCACAGATTGCTTCAGCCGGAAAAGTAGCGATGACTTCTTCACCACCCGAGGTAAAAGCAGAATCCGGAGCCACTGTAACAAGCAAGTCCTGTATCCAGAAGATTGTTAATCGAGAAAGCAAACGGCTTAAACGTGTCTACGAAAACTGGTTGAAACGGGACCCGAGCCTTTCGGGGCAACTCAAAGTGAAATTTACAATTTTGCCCTCAGGGGGGGTCACCAATGTTTCGGTGGCAAAATCCTCGACCAATAATACCAGTTTTGACCAGAATATTATCCGGTATGTCAAACGATGGAGCTTTTCATCATGCTCCGTTGCAGAACCCATTGAAGTAATATATCCCTTTGCCTTTACCGGGATGTCTTAA
- a CDS encoding MotA/TolQ/ExbB proton channel family protein, translating into MNFFAKFFHSFNPSEPGFLFMWILLVVGIFCIAIVLERFFYLMSRSGFKAELFVKEILTNIKKDDIPAAQRMCAKAGKMALASVVKAGLDEANRGADRIRNSVDEAILKVVPQLEKRTNYLATVGNVATLLGLMGTIYGLILSFAAVGKPGIDAAEKSTLLASGIAAAMNTTFTGLMVAIPAIILYAIFRSKTQKIIDEIDEHSLRLVNALVEKSYRTHKYHISASQLKEGVGVHVTHNNIKLFTDNKLIKEINT; encoded by the coding sequence ATGAACTTCTTCGCAAAATTTTTCCACTCATTCAATCCCTCCGAACCCGGATTTCTCTTTATGTGGATTTTGCTTGTGGTTGGTATTTTCTGTATCGCTATTGTACTGGAACGCTTTTTTTATTTGATGAGCCGGTCCGGTTTCAAAGCGGAGTTGTTTGTTAAAGAAATATTGACCAATATTAAAAAAGATGATATACCTGCTGCGCAGCGTATGTGTGCAAAGGCCGGCAAGATGGCACTGGCATCGGTGGTCAAGGCCGGTCTTGATGAAGCGAATCGCGGGGCCGATCGAATCCGCAACAGCGTTGATGAAGCCATACTGAAAGTAGTGCCTCAACTTGAGAAGAGGACAAATTATCTTGCTACGGTCGGAAACGTTGCTACACTGCTCGGGCTCATGGGAACAATTTACGGACTGATTCTCTCTTTTGCCGCCGTTGGAAAGCCAGGCATTGACGCCGCTGAGAAATCAACTCTTCTTGCCTCGGGTATTGCCGCGGCCATGAATACCACCTTTACCGGTCTGATGGTTGCCATCCCGGCAATCATTCTCTATGCAATTTTCCGATCAAAAACCCAGAAAATTATCGACGAAATCGACGAGCACTCATTACGACTGGTTAATGCACTCGTAGAAAAGTCATACAGAACCCATAAATATCATATCAGTGCTTCCCAACTCAAAGAGGGAGTCGGGGTCCATGTGACACATAATAATATAAAGCTTTTTACTGATAATAAACTGATCAAAGAAATCAATACGTAA